The sequence CGAATGTATGCTTAATTTAGCAGGAAGATATGACTTGAATTAGCATGATAGCCGTGCTATTGTCATTCCATGATACAATCCTTCAAAAACAAAGCGACGGAGGAGATTTTCAACGGCCGGTCAACCAAAGCTGCGAGGAAAATTTGTCCGCAAAGCCTCTGGGCGATCGCGTTTAGAAAACTTGATAGGCTTGATTCTGTCCTGACTCTTGATGAATTGCGTGTTCTGCCCGGAAATCGATTGGAGGCGCTGTCGGGTGATAGAAATGGACAATACAGCATCCGCATAAACGATCAATATCGTATTTGTTTCAGTTGGACCGAAGCCGGGCCTATGAATGTTGAAATAGCGGATTATCACTAATAAGTACAACCATGAGGAGCTGCAATGATACGGATACCTACTCATAGGGCACCAACCCATCCTGGCGAAATGCTGTTGGAAGAGTTTTTGAAGCCTATGGGCATAACTCAGCGAGATTTAGCCAATGCGATAAAAGTACCTTATCAACGCATCAATGAAATTATCAACGGGCGGCGTGGAATTACTCCAAGTACGGCCTTAAGGCTTGCAAAGGTTTTTGGTGTGTCAGAAGACTTCTGGATGAATGTTCAGCTGAGATGGGATCTTTATTTCGCTAAGAAATCTGAGTTCGACGCCCTGGAGAATATTAAGCCGTTGCCCCTTGGCGGTCTTAAAGCAAATAGCTCAAGCGCCGAACATGGCGTTGGAAACTGACCGGTGCTGCTTTGCCGCTAGGCCCCGGCAGGCCAACTTGACGTTCGGCGCCCGCGCCCTCTCGAAGACCTCCCGCTCCAGCCCGCCCTCCTCCCGGACATACCCGCAGGTCTTTTCGATGACATCCAGCTCCGCCGGTGCCATCTTCACCTACGTATCGCCGCTGTCTGGGTGCCGATGGGGTGCGTTTACGGGATCGCGAACTTTCTGCCCGGAAAATACTAGCTGCCGGGCTGCAGTTTTGCGGAGCTGCGGCCGCAGGTCGCTCTGCCTATGTTCATCGGGGTCCTGTGCGGCCCGCTGGCCGGCTTCGCCACGGGGGCGTCGGGCGACATGCTCGGCTATACCTTTGACCCTAAGTCGGAGGCATTCCATCAACCGCAACCCAGACCCATAGAGAAGGGCCGCCATGATCCAAAGGACTCCATCGAGGCAGGCGAGAATGGCCCTAACCTCGTCCCGTGTGAAGACGACAGGAAGTCGGCGGGGTCTTTTGGCCCGTTCGATGCCGTCGATCCAGCCGCGGTTTTTCTTGAGCACGTTGCGGTAAAGGAACAGGATGGCGCAGAGCGCCTGATTCTGGGTGGAGGCCGCCACCCTTTTTTCCACAGCCAGATAGCTCAGGAAAGCGCTGACCTGGGCTTCTCCCATTTCCAATGGGTGCTTCCGGTTGTGGAAGGAAATGAGCCGCTTGATCCAATGGACGTAAGTCTGTTCGGTGCGATAGCTCATGTGCCGGACACGAAGCGCAGCCCGGACCTGGTCGAGGAGTGTCGGCTTTTCCATGGCATTTCTCCCGGGATGTCTACCCGCGGGTTTCGACAAGGGCCTTTCAGTAAGGCGGCCTTAGATGGCGGCGGACGCCCGGCACCCTCCGTATGTACTCGAGTGGATCAACTTGGCGGCGCGGCGGACGGGGGCACTTGAAAA is a genomic window of Desulfatiglans anilini DSM 4660 containing:
- a CDS encoding type II toxin-antitoxin system RelE/ParE family toxin, with the protein product MIQSFKNKATEEIFNGRSTKAARKICPQSLWAIAFRKLDRLDSVLTLDELRVLPGNRLEALSGDRNGQYSIRINDQYRICFSWTEAGPMNVEIADYH
- a CDS encoding phage integrase N-terminal SAM-like domain-containing protein: MEKPTLLDQVRAALRVRHMSYRTEQTYVHWIKRLISFHNRKHPLEMGEAQVSAFLSYLAVEKRVAASTQNQALCAILFLYRNVLKKNRGWIDGIERAKRPRRLPVVFTRDEVRAILACLDGVLWIMAALLYGSGLRLMECLRLRVKGIAEHVARRPRGEAGQRAAQDPDEHRQSDLRPQLRKTAARQLVFSGQKVRDPVNAPHRHPDSGDT
- a CDS encoding HigA family addiction module antitoxin; this translates as MIRIPTHRAPTHPGEMLLEEFLKPMGITQRDLANAIKVPYQRINEIINGRRGITPSTALRLAKVFGVSEDFWMNVQLRWDLYFAKKSEFDALENIKPLPLGGLKANSSSAEHGVGN